DNA sequence from the Colletotrichum destructivum chromosome 9, complete sequence genome:
ggtttgcTTCTAGACCTTCAGGGCCACCTGTCAGCTAGTGAGTGCTACGGCTTTCCGCGTTTGGCGGGGGACATGCCTTTGGAATGTTTGGTATTTGTCGTTGAGTTCGACCGAGGAGTTTGTATATTGAGGTAGGAACACATGTATAGGGAAACTCGAGTCTGATAGCACCGACGATGAGAATTagggcgccgccgaccgcCCTTTCTGAGGCAGCGAGGCCGCATGGGCTTTATCAGGCAATCGCTATGCTGAATGTATTTTCTTGTTACATATCTGTTCAGCAATAAGCTTGTGAAACACAAGCAAGATGCCATTCACTATCATCACACTCAGAGAGAGGTTATCGTGGCCGTAAGTCACGCTCAGGCTGGAAGCAACTCTCACAACTCCCTAGAAATTAATAGTATTGATAATCCAAGTTGCCAAGGAGTGTAAGCCGACCAGAACATGATAATGCTATAATTTAATCACATAAAGGAGGCGGAGCAAGCAAGACGACTTGCTCAGAGAATGGCTTCAAGCGTTGAAAGAGCCTGCGATCATTGAGCACTCTCGGGTGACAGGCTAGGTAGTCATCTTGCAATTTACAAGATACAGAAGCATCACCAGCTCGGATCGCAGCGGGGCACCAGTGACCACTGAGCGACCCGACCCTCGGAGCCTTGTGCCGCAGTGGTGGGGTCAACAGCAGCCACCTACAGGCTTCGGCCAACTCGTGGTTCAGCGACCAGGGTTCTTTCTAAAAGTCTAcctccccttctccagcCTGCATCACCACTCAATTCCACCACCCGCTCACACCCCTCCTCTCAGCCTTGCGTCCGCTTGCCTACCTGCACTcaacgacggcctcgtcagTTCCGATCGACTCGATTCTCTCCCTCGAATCGAACCTTCCACCCATAAAATCCTTCCCCCGCCCCGGAAACCCCGCGATCGAGACACGCCCATCATGGATATCCGCCTGCTCAAGTCCGCCGACCTCCCCCTCATACAGCACGCCAACCTCGAGAACCTGCCCGAGAACTACTTCCTCAAGTACTACCTCTACCACGCCCTCTCGTGGCCCCAGCTCAGCtatgtcgccgtcgatgtcTCGCGCCCGAAGCGCACCCCCTACGACTACCCCAAGATTGTCGGCTACGTCCTggccaagatggaggaggagcccgccgacggcattGCCCACGGCCATATCACCAGCCTCAGCGTCATGCGCACCCACCGCCGTCTGGGTATCGCTGAAAAGCTGATGCGCCAAAGTCGTACGTTGCCTCTgtctctgcctctgccttcgctgctgctgccgctggccCTACCAAAAAATACCATGCCCTCCCCCCACTAACCACCACCAGAACTCGCCATGGTCGAGACCTTTGGCGCCCAGTACGTCTCCCTTCACGTCCGCGTCTCCAACCAAGCCGCCATCCACCTGTACCGCGATACCCTGGGCTTCAAGACGGAAAAGACGGAGAGCAAGTActacgccgacggcgaggacgcctTCTGCATGAAACTCGACCTGGGTTACATCCGCGAGCAGGTCCAGGACGAGCGCGACCgcgaagaggagaaggacggcgagcCCGTTGACGAGGGTGAGGCCGTCGGTGATGTCGGCCGCGACCCCAGcgctaccgccgccgccgacaagaagcgcaaggtcaaggttggccgcggcctcggcgtcggcgagctagtcgagaagaacgagaGCAAGAACTAAGGACCCGAACCTTTGTACAATCCAGCAGCTAGAGGCTGGCTGCAGAAGGGTGGCATCGTCGACATTGTTGAAAGCGGCGAGTCTTGCGCCTGAACACGCAGTGGAGGGAGAAGCTGCAAGGATCTCGGAAGTGTTTTGAGAGACTGATGGCGCAGGCCTTGCGGTCACAGCCACACCCCTTGGTCCTTTCAGAAGTTCACATCTTGGGATGGTGCTAAATTCGAACTGAAATCGATATCGAAGGGGTTGCAGGCTTTACAACAGGTGAGCCAACGAAACAAGGAGTTCTGTTAGCAGACAACCAGCATATCTCTACACACCATTGCAGGGAGGAAGTTTCAAAAATGCCCCAAAAGAACGGAAGAATCACGATGACAAATACAACGCATCATAGCACGGGTTACCAAAAACAAGAACAAAATAGACGAGACAAAAGGTGTTAGTTTTGAATGGAAgcaaagggaggggggggaagagcaCTCTGGTCTATTTTTCTACACCTTACATACAACCCCCCCTTTGTGTATGTGTACCCTTATTGTTGTGCTGTCCCTACCACCCGCTAGACTTGCcatcctccgccgccagctctCTTGCAAACTCGGCGTCCGCCTcgaccttgagcttctcgacgttCCTCGACAGctcgtcgatctcgtcctccatcctccgggcctcctcgtcagctctcccgccgccgccgccgccccttccCCACCCGCACCGGCTCCTACCGCGACCATTACTgtcccttcccctcccgaCAGTGCTACCGCTTCTGATCTCGTTCCTCAGCttgtccagctcgtcgacccTCCGGGCAAtgtccttctccatctcctccacGGCTTTGAAGAGCCCCTGCGACGGTGGCAAGGTCGGCGTGGATGCCCCTGGACttctctcgtcgccgccaccaccaccactgcaGACGGGCCACGCGCCGGGTGGATGGAGAGGCCCGCTGGTGAACGGAAACGCATGCTCACCTCCGTGTCCGGGTccgtggccgcggccgcggccccAACCCGTCCCGAATCCCATGCCCCACGGCCCTCCGCCACTCGGGAACCCGCTCGGCGGCGCGAACCCCCTGCCGGGGCCGGGGGCCCACGGGAAGCTGTTAGGAACGTTCGGCGCGACTATGGGGACGGCCGGTATGGGCGGGGTATGCATAACGGGCGGCTGTGGCACGAACGGCTGGGGCGCACCCCatggtgacggcgccggcatggGTCCCGGAccaaggtggtggtggtggtgatggtgatgctgttgctggtgatgttgctgctggtgctgatgaCCCCCCCTCGCTCCGCCgtcaccacctccaccaccgcccctCCTAATCCCCCTCTGCTCAcgcctctcctccctcctctgcTCCCTACGCTCCCTCTTCTGCTCCCTGCggtctctcttctcctccctgcGCTTCGCGCGCCGCTCCCGCCGTTTTTCCTTACGCGCCGCGCGCTGCAGACGCTTGAGCTTGCGCCACTCCTGCGTAAGGGCCTTGAGCTCCGCcttcagcgccgcctcgtcagCCGTATTCGGCGCGGCAGATGCGGTAgtccggccgccgtcctgcttctgctgccCCGGCGCATCGGGTGCGGAGCGAATTTCCTCGCGGAGCTGCGCGATGTCGGCCCTCGAGACGGGTTGGTCTGGGTGCGCGAGCCACGACGCCACGCGCTGTTGGTAAACGGGAAGCTGGGCGGCATAGAGGTCCTCGTAATCTGGCAGTGAGCCGACGGAGGATGTCGAAGACgtagaggaagaggaggaggacgatgatgatgtcgatgaTGAGCGCTGGTCGGAAGGGTGTCTGGCTGGTGGGcgaccgcggccgcggctcCCGCTGTCGTGGCGGATATGGGTgtgggcatgggcatgggcgtgggcgtggtTATGGCCGCCTGTGAAGAAGGGGTGCTCGTGCGATCCCGGATGTCCCAATGGCTGAGGAGGATGCGGTCCGGGAGGGAATGGGCCAGGCCCGGGACCGGGCCCGAACATTTGTGGAGGTGGCGCGGGCGCCGCAGGGGCCGCTGAGGGGGCAGGCGGGATAGGAGGGTGGGGAGGAGCCCAGCTCGAATTCGGACCGACATAGTGAGGTTGTGCGCGCGGCGTGGTGTTGCTCCCGAACCGGATGCCGTTCTCGTCTGCGATCAGGTTTCCCACCCGGATGCCGTTGCTGCGCGCAACGATGCGGTCGCCGATCGAGATCCCGTCCGGCGTGACCGTAATGCCCCCAAAACTCCAACTGCCCCGGGGGTCATTCGCACTCTCGCTCATACCTGGGCCCGGGTGCGCGGGGAATGACACGCGCGTTGGGCCGCCGCTTCCCCCGCCCGGGATGGACGGGCTCTCAACG
Encoded proteins:
- a CDS encoding Putative GNAT domain, acyl-CoA N-acyltransferase, N-acetyltransferase Ard1, with amino-acid sequence MDIRLLKSADLPLIQHANLENLPENYFLKYYLYHALSWPQLSYVAVDVSRPKRTPYDYPKIVGYVLAKMEEEPADGIAHGHITSLSVMRTHRRLGIAEKLMRQSQLAMVETFGAQYVSLHVRVSNQAAIHLYRDTLGFKTEKTESKYYADGEDAFCMKLDLGYIREQVQDERDREEEKDGEPVDEGEAVGDVGRDPSATAAADKKRKVKVGRGLGVGELVEKNESKN